Part of the Candidatus Zixiibacteriota bacterium genome, GGTGCGAATGGCCCGTATCCGCCGTCGCGACACCGGCGCCTGGTATACGCGTTCCAACTTGGCGCGCAGGGTCTCTAATTGCTCATCACTCAACATACGCTCGGACTCGGTTTGCGGCGACCTTGTCGTCAGGCCGCCGCGGTTCGGAACTCTCTTGCTCGATAGAAGATCACGGTGGAATCCGGTCCACGCAATGGCTTTTTCGCCCTGGCGCTTCTGCGAAAAGACTTGTACTGCAGGTGGCTCGACGGTAGAATGACGCTGAGATTTGCAATCGTGGGCGGCAGACCTCCCGGTCTGCCCCATCTAGTGTCTTGTCCCGTCAATTGCTTTACATAGTCGGTTGATTTTTCCGAGGATGGAATCAGCTGTGGCGGTCCAGACAAAGGGTTTGGTCGTGGCATTGTAGTGAGCAATGAAGGTTTCGATGTGGGACACGAGGGTCTTGACGTTGT contains:
- a CDS encoding IS630 family transposase, coding for NVKTLVSHIETFIAHYNATTKPFVWTATADSILGKINRLCKAIDGTRH